The DNA segment CCCATGGCCGATTTGACCGACGGATGGTTCGGGGTCTGGTCGTTCGAAAGGTCGATGACTTCGCGCAGGGAGGCGCGGATGTCATTCTCGGCTGCGGCCAGATCCGGATCGATCTTGCGGATCCGGAGTTCTTCCAGCATCTGGAGAGTGACCGCGCCCTTGTCCAGCGTATTCAAGGCCGTCGCCGTCTGCGCCCTCTTCACCTCCAGGGATTCCTTCTGGCGAATAAGCGCCTCGTGCCCTGCCACCGCTGCCGCGATCTGGGGCTGCAGACTCAGAAAGTTGTTTTGGAGTTTGAATTCGTTGAGCTTCCGCTGGGCATCATCGAGCGATCGCGCAAGCTCCTGTTTCTGTCCCCGGACAAACTTCAGGACCTCTTCGTTGGATTTCTGCGAACTCTGCGAGTAGTACTCCACGTAGGCTTGGGCAACGGCGTTGGCCAAGTCGCGGGCCCTCGGCGGCGAGGGGTCTACAACCGTCAGGGTAAGGATCGCGGAATTCTCCACGCGCGAGACCTTCAGCTTCCCCCTCAAATCGGTCAGGAGTCCGAGCCACTGCTCCGAGCTGCTTACCGTTTCCCAACCGATGTCGGGGGGAATCACGCCGACCTTTTTCAGTGCCTCCGTGAGGAGAGGGAAACTTTGAACCACCTGTACCTGGCCCTGGGCCTCGGCGGCCGCGCTGTATTCGACGAACCCCATCTCCTTCTCAAATTGCCCCTTGATTTCAACGCTGGCCTGGGCTTCGTAGACGGGCTCTCGGGCCGGTTTGAAAAAGAAGCTGGCTCCAAAAGACGCCAGCACCGTGAGGGCGACGATATACCGGCGACGATAGAGGATGCCCATGAAGCGCCGGATGTCCATCCCGGCCCCGGCGGGTTGCATGTGATGCACCACGGGCGGCGGTGTGGGGCGTGGAATGGCGGGCAGAACGGGGTCAGTCACGGTCAGGAAGTGGACAAGCTATCAAGTGATCGAGCGATCGAGGGGTCAAGGGTTCGAGTCCGGCCCTGGACCACTTGACCACTTGTCCACTCGACCACTTCCTACGCCGCCAGCTGAATGATGCGGAGTTGCGGTGAGGCCCGAAGATCCAGGTATCGGGGTTGGGTCCCGGGCCGCAACTGGGTTTCCACGCGCACCACGGGCCTCAGCGGCTCATCAGGGTTGACTTGAACCACCGTTCCCTGGGAACCGCTCGAAAGCAGAACGCGGCTGCCGGGCGGGTACAACGTTACGCACCGGAAGGAGGCTTTCCACAGGGCAGAGGAGAATCGGGCGCTCGAGGGATCGCTTCGAGAAGCGAAAAACTCCAGAATGGGCCGTGCGGCGCGCTGGGGCCGGGGCCGGGCAAGCGCTTCCATCTCGTCGGCCATCCCCACAATCTTGGACCAGGGATGGATCTCCTCCCCCCGGATGGCGTACGGGTAGCCGCTTCCGTCTTCCCGCTCGTGGTGCTGAACGGCAATGACGGGCAGCAGCGGAAAATCCTTCTCAATGTTGCGGAAGAAGGGCTGGGCCTCCATGGGGTGGATGCGGATCAGTTTGCGCTCGGGCCCGCGGAGCTCGCGGGGTTCCAGGATGAACGCCCATCGCCGGTCGAGCATCCCGATGTCGTGAAAGAATCCTCCGAGGGCCAACTCGAAAAGCTCCCAGCGGGATAGACCGAGTTCATGCCCCAGCATGGCGGAGATCAGCCCGACGTTCAGGCAATGATGGAGCTTGAAGCCCCGCTTGTACGAGGCCGGTGGACAATGAAAAATCCGGTCCAGGTACGCCGAGTTGTTCTCGGGAATGTCGTCGATCACCACTTGGAGGGCCTTTTCAATGGCCGGTGCGATGAGGAGGGCCTTGTAGGCCGAAGCTTCGGCCATGGTTCGCGTCAGGTGGAATCGCAGATTTTCATAGCGCTGCCCGGCGAGAAAAGATTCGGATTGGAAGTCTCTTCGCACGGCCGGGGAAAGGGCCGGCGCGAGGGGCGAGGGCACCGGCTGGGGACCGGACGCTGCGGGATGGAGATCTCGGACCGGCGCCGAGAGCCTCGGGTCCGGCATGCCGATGCCGTATCGCCGGGGTGCGGGGGGAGCCTGGGGGGCGCCGAGGAATGTGGCCAGGCGATTGAAGAGCATGTTCGACCGCTCGCCCATCTGCTCCGTCGTCTCAAGAACCAGCCGGAGCAGCGCCTTGTTGGATTCCGCATCGCGGCGTTCCACGAATTCATCCGGGGCCGGCTGGGGCCGTTGCTCGAACGCTCGCGTGATCCGCTCCAGCGTGGATGCGAATTCCTGCCGGCTTTCCTGCGACCGTTCGTCCATTTTCTGCACGGCTTCCAGCATGAGGCGGCGTGTGTCCCGCCCCTCCTCGGCGGCCCTCGCCGCTTCCTCCTGCGAGGACCGGCGTCGGGATTCCTCCGTGAGAACCGTGATACGTTCGAGCACGCCAAGAAAATCCTTCCGGTTCTCTTCCGCCCGCTTGTCCATTCGTTCAAGCGACTCCAGCACGAGCCGCCGGGTCTCCCGGGTTTCCTCCCACAGCCGGTTGGCCGCCTCCTCGTCTCGTTGCGATCGCCGGCCTCCAAGGTCCTGACGGACGGTTTCCACCAGCAGGTCCATCTGCTTGAGCAGCACGTCGCGCATCATGATCACGGATGCTGGGGCCGAGACCGCATGACTCTTTTGGCCGGCTTCAGTGGAGGCTGTGGATGAGGTTGGTGTGGCAGGAGGAGAAACCGACGGTTCGTCGGCGGTGCGAGAATCTTTTCCCCGATCGTCTTGAGCGCTCATCCTTGTCGCTCCCGGGCCCGGTCAAAGGACCGTCCCAAAAGTTCACAACATACTACCAGTAATTCTCAAAAAGTCAATCGGGAGGCGGGATTGGTGGTTGTCCTGAAGTTCGGAAACACGGGCAACCTTCACGCTTCATTCCCTTTAGGCCGGAATCGCGCGGCGGCGTGCGACGTCAAATCCCGTCCAAGGTGCGCGGCAATTTTCCAGGCCGCCCTCGCCGCCGCCGCGGCATCCACCGACACGCGCGCCCCGGAATTCTCGAGCGCGAAAACGACGTCTTCTGTGGCCACGTTTCCCGTCGCGCCGGGAGCATAGGGACATCCCCCCAATCCTCCTGCTGAGGTGTCAAAGGTCCGGATTCCATATTCTTCCCAGGCCGCCAGGATGTTGCTGATGGAAGTGCCATAGGTGTCGTGGAAATGGAGGGCCAGGACGCCGGGGGCAGTTCGCGTCAGGAGTTTGTCGAGAAGGGATCGAACGTCATTCGGGACCGCCTTGCCGATGGTGTCACCGATCGAGATCTCCAACACGCCCAAGTCGACGAGCATTCCGGCAACCTCCACAATCTTGGATGGGTCGATCTTCCCCTCGAATGGGCAGTAGAAGGCGGTCGAAACGTAGGCCCGCACCGGAAGGTCCTCCCGTTTGGCTCGTTCCACCACGGGACGGAATCGATCGATCGATTCCGCAATCGACGCATTGATGTTTTTCCGATTGAAGGTCTCGGAGGCAGCGGTGAACACCGCGATCTTGTCGACGTGGCATTCGAGCGCCCGCTCGAAGCCTTTCTCGTTCGGGACAAGCGCCGAGTATTTCACACCGGCCACACGAAGGATCGACTTGAGGACCTCTGCCGAATCGGCGAGCTGAGGGATCCACTTGGGCGAGACGAACGACCCCGCCTCGATTTCCACGACGCCCGTCCGCCCCAACTCGTTGATGAAATCGACCTTGGCGG comes from the Nitrospirota bacterium genome and includes:
- a CDS encoding HD domain-containing protein → MMRDVLLKQMDLLVETVRQDLGGRRSQRDEEAANRLWEETRETRRLVLESLERMDKRAEENRKDFLGVLERITVLTEESRRRSSQEEAARAAEEGRDTRRLMLEAVQKMDERSQESRQEFASTLERITRAFEQRPQPAPDEFVERRDAESNKALLRLVLETTEQMGERSNMLFNRLATFLGAPQAPPAPRRYGIGMPDPRLSAPVRDLHPAASGPQPVPSPLAPALSPAVRRDFQSESFLAGQRYENLRFHLTRTMAEASAYKALLIAPAIEKALQVVIDDIPENNSAYLDRIFHCPPASYKRGFKLHHCLNVGLISAMLGHELGLSRWELFELALGGFFHDIGMLDRRWAFILEPRELRGPERKLIRIHPMEAQPFFRNIEKDFPLLPVIAVQHHEREDGSGYPYAIRGEEIHPWSKIVGMADEMEALARPRPQRAARPILEFFASRSDPSSARFSSALWKASFRCVTLYPPGSRVLLSSGSQGTVVQVNPDEPLRPVVRVETQLRPGTQPRYLDLRASPQLRIIQLAA
- a CDS encoding hydroxymethylglutaryl-CoA lyase, which produces MERDAASAVQSSTVQPIRIVEVGPRDGLQNESRIVPTAAKVDFINELGRTGVVEIEAGSFVSPKWIPQLADSAEVLKSILRVAGVKYSALVPNEKGFERALECHVDKIAVFTAASETFNRKNINASIAESIDRFRPVVERAKREDLPVRAYVSTAFYCPFEGKIDPSKIVEVAGMLVDLGVLEISIGDTIGKAVPNDVRSLLDKLLTRTAPGVLALHFHDTYGTSISNILAAWEEYGIRTFDTSAGGLGGCPYAPGATGNVATEDVVFALENSGARVSVDAAAAARAAWKIAAHLGRDLTSHAAARFRPKGNEA